The nucleotide sequence GTCCCGCAGCTCGTGCGGCTCGCGGGCGCTTCGGGGCAGGCGTCGGCCGAGCATCCCGGCTGGGTGCTGTCCCGGCTCGGCGGTGCTCCGCTCGCGCTCGGGCTCACGGTCGCCGCGGCGCAGGTGCGCGACGGCGAAGTCCTCCATCTGACCCCGCGGGAACGCCCGCGGGGTCCGCTGCTGTTCGACGACGTCGTCGACTCGATCGCCAGCGTCGCCGAGTCGGGCACCGGGCGGTGGGGGCCGTCGGTGGCACGCAAGGCGGGCATCGTCGCGTCCGTGGTGCTGCTGCTCGCCGGCGGGCTGCTGGTGCAGGCCGCGGCGTCCGGCAGTGTGCTGGCGCCGATCGGCACCGGGCTGCTCGCGCTCGTCCTGGTGCTGGGCGGTGGCGCGCTGAGCCGCGCGTACGGCGACGCGGAGGCCGGTGCCGCCGGCGCGCTCGCCGGGGTCGGCGCGGCCTTGCTGGCGGGGATGTCGATCCTGCCGCCGCATCCGTTGTTCTCCCTGTCGGCCGGGCCGCTGGCCGCCGGGCTCGCGATCGTGACCGTCTATGGCGTGATCGCGGCCGTTTCGGTGGCGGATCGGCTGCCTTGGTTCGTCGCGGTGACGGTGGCGGCCGGGCTCGGCGCGATCACGACCGCCATCGTCCTGCTGGCCGACGTCCGCCCGGTTTCGGCGGCCGCCGTGGTCGCCGTCGTGGCGACGGCGCTGGCCGCGGTCGCGCCGATGATGGCGCTGCGGCTCGGCAGGCTGCCGCTGCCGCGGGTGCCCGACGACATGGACGCGTTCCGTGCCGACGAGAACCCTTCGCTCGGCGAGGACATGGTCGGCGGCACGACGTACGCGCAGGCGTTGCTGACCGGGCTGCTCGTCGCGCTCGGGCTCGTCGTGGTTTCGGCGTCGGTGGTCCTGTCTTCGTCCGGCGGGGCTTGGGAAGCGGGTTTGTGCGCGCTGCTGGGGCTGGCGCTGATGCTGCGCTCGCGCGCCTTCGCCGGCCGCTCGCAGCGGGTCGTGCTCATCGGTTTCGGTGCGGCGGCGCTGGCGGCGGCCGGATTCTGGCTCGCCGCGAGCGGTCCGCGGTCGTACGTCTTCGCCGCGGGCTGTGCCGTCGTCGTCGCGGCGGGCGTCTGTCTCACCTACGCGACGCGTGTCGCGAAGGGACGCCGTTCTCCTTACTGGGCAAGGACTCTCGATATCGTCGAGTTCCTGGTGCTGCTCTCGCTGATCCCGTTCGTCGGCATGATCGCCGGCGTCTACGAGGCCGTGCGGGGCTGATCGCTCTCTTCCCGCGATTCGTCATCTGGTTGCGGTAGTCACCCCACGCGATTACCGCAACCAGATGACGAATTGCCTTACGTCCGCGGAGGACTCCTTCCCTACCCTCAGAGAAGAAAGGAGTCCTCCCCGGCCCGTCCCCTCAGTTCTCCAGCGCCAGCGGCAGGGTCCGCCGGACCGCCGCCGCGTGCCGTCCGTGCAGCGGGGTCGCCGCGATCCCGCCCGGCCGCACCGGTTCCGCTCCCGGTCGCCCGCCGACCCGGATGGTGACCTCGGACTTCTCGCGCCCGCCGGGGGAGCGGTACAGCGTGTACGAAGTCGCGGTGAACGCCGAGCCGGGGACGTGAAGATCCAGTGTCCGCGCGAGATCCCGCTCCGACCGGGGCCGGTAGCAGACCTGCGACGCGCCGCTCCAATCCCAGGAACGCCAGCCGTCCACCGGCGCGCCCTGGCCACTGCCGAGCGCGACACGCAGGTTTTCCGCCACCTCATCGGCTTCGAGCACGGTGCTCTCGAACCCGGCTTCGGCGAGTGCGCCCATCAGGCGTAGCGCCGCGCAGGCGGTGCTGCGCAGCGCGCCGAGTTCTCCGCCGCCTCTGGCGAGCGCGGCGATCGGCGCGTCCTCGGGCCGGTACCGGACGGTGAGCCAGCGGACCCGCAGCAAGGACTGTCCATTAGGGACTGTCCAGGTCAGCAGTTGCGCACTGGACAAAGGGATTCCGGTGCTCGTGTACGCCTCGCGCAGAATGCCGACGAGCCTTTCCGGCGAGGGTGCCACGGCGCCGGGGGTGAGCCGCACGATGGCGCTCCACCCGTCGCCGACTTCGGCGACCCCGAAACGGTTGCCCGCGCGGTCGACGTGCTGGCGCACCCGGACAGGACCGGCGAGCCGGTGCAGCGGATCGGGGACCTCGTTCTTGTCGCGGCGCTTCAGCCGATACCTGGCCCAGGTGAGTGCCCAGCCCGCGGCGTGGCGTCCGGCGAAGCGGACCGAAGTCGTCAGCACGAGGACGCCGGCGACGGCGACGATGCTGATCCACGCGGCCTGCGGGATCCCGTCGACGGTGA is from Amycolatopsis lurida and encodes:
- a CDS encoding type VII secretion protein EccE produces the protein MSVEAPARPVPEQAPPRGVAGAAPLPWLLPIRPLQAALWEIAGIAILLALTVDGIPQAAWISIVAVAGVLVLTTSVRFAGRHAAGWALTWARYRLKRRDKNEVPDPLHRLAGPVRVRQHVDRAGNRFGVAEVGDGWSAIVRLTPGAVAPSPERLVGILREAYTSTGIPLSSAQLLTWTVPNGQSLLRVRWLTVRYRPEDAPIAALARGGGELGALRSTACAALRLMGALAEAGFESTVLEADEVAENLRVALGSGQGAPVDGWRSWDWSGASQVCYRPRSERDLARTLDLHVPGSAFTATSYTLYRSPGGREKSEVTIRVGGRPGAEPVRPGGIAATPLHGRHAAAVRRTLPLALEN
- the eccD gene encoding type VII secretion integral membrane protein EccD, which encodes MTAAIAGSTRRVTVVTPRARVDVALPQQSTFAELVPQLVRLAGASGQASAEHPGWVLSRLGGAPLALGLTVAAAQVRDGEVLHLTPRERPRGPLLFDDVVDSIASVAESGTGRWGPSVARKAGIVASVVLLLAGGLLVQAAASGSVLAPIGTGLLALVLVLGGGALSRAYGDAEAGAAGALAGVGAALLAGMSILPPHPLFSLSAGPLAAGLAIVTVYGVIAAVSVADRLPWFVAVTVAAGLGAITTAIVLLADVRPVSAAAVVAVVATALAAVAPMMALRLGRLPLPRVPDDMDAFRADENPSLGEDMVGGTTYAQALLTGLLVALGLVVVSASVVLSSSGGAWEAGLCALLGLALMLRSRAFAGRSQRVVLIGFGAAALAAAGFWLAASGPRSYVFAAGCAVVVAAGVCLTYATRVAKGRRSPYWARTLDIVEFLVLLSLIPFVGMIAGVYEAVRG